The Methylomonas koyamae genome has a segment encoding these proteins:
- a CDS encoding DUF4194 domain-containing protein, with protein sequence MTDAEPDISQTYDLSAVIIPLLKGVIYQETDGGLWNALLNLQARVRDYVAVLGLELVLDEAEGYAFLRSRQADAEEDDTAAKLPRLIARRPLSLPVSLLLALLRKRLAEFDRGGGETRLVLSREDIVELIRVFLPPRSNEARLIDQIETHINKVVELGFLRKLKAASGQSANYEVRRILKAFVDAQWLSEFDARLAEYQAQWLGGREGGE encoded by the coding sequence ATGACCGACGCCGAACCCGACATTTCGCAGACGTACGACCTGTCGGCCGTAATCATCCCGCTTTTGAAAGGCGTGATCTACCAGGAAACCGACGGCGGCCTTTGGAATGCCTTGCTGAATCTGCAAGCCAGGGTGCGGGATTACGTGGCGGTGTTGGGTTTGGAGTTGGTGCTGGACGAGGCCGAGGGTTATGCGTTTTTGCGTTCGCGCCAAGCCGACGCCGAAGAGGACGACACTGCGGCCAAGTTGCCGCGTTTGATCGCGCGCCGGCCGTTGTCGTTACCGGTCAGCTTGTTGTTGGCCTTGCTGCGCAAGCGTTTGGCCGAGTTCGACCGCGGCGGCGGCGAGACTCGGTTGGTCTTGTCGCGCGAGGACATCGTCGAGTTGATCCGGGTGTTTTTGCCGCCACGCAGCAACGAGGCGCGGCTGATCGATCAGATCGAAACTCATATCAACAAGGTGGTCGAACTGGGTTTCTTGCGCAAACTCAAGGCGGCTTCCGGGCAGTCGGCCAATTACGAAGTCAGGCGGATATTGAAAGCTTTTGTCGATGCGCAGTGGCTGTCGGAATTCGACGCCCGATTGGCCGAGTATCAAGCGCAATGGCTTGGCGGCCGGGAAGGCGGAGAGTGA
- a CDS encoding nucleotidyltransferase family protein translates to MNRNQALELLRKLKPVVAQRFDVDILVSFDGPATSARYFGVQFYLEDQLGRPVDLVTDKALRPELRPFIEKEAIDV, encoded by the coding sequence ATGAATCGGAACCAGGCATTAGAACTGCTGAGAAAACTCAAACCCGTTGTCGCGCAACGGTTTGACGTAGACATTTTGGTCAGCTTCGATGGTCCGGCGACCTCGGCGCGGTATTTCGGCGTGCAGTTTTATCTGGAAGATCAATTGGGCCGCCCGGTGGATTTGGTCACCGATAAAGCCTTGCGCCCGGAATTGCGGCCGTTCATAGAAAAGGAAGCTATCGATGTCTGA
- a CDS encoding HepT-like ribonuclease domain-containing protein has product MSETAGREWRFYLDDMRAFAEKVLTYTDGFDQQGFTDSGLNYDATVRNLELIGEAATHIPCEIRENNPQIP; this is encoded by the coding sequence ATGTCTGAAACCGCCGGGCGGGAATGGCGTTTCTATTTGGACGACATGCGGGCATTTGCTGAAAAAGTGCTCACTTATACCGATGGCTTCGATCAACAGGGCTTTACCGATAGTGGATTGAACTACGATGCCACGGTGCGCAACCTGGAATTGATCGGCGAAGCTGCGACCCACATTCCATGCGAAATTCGCGAAAACAATCCGCAAATTCCCTAG
- a CDS encoding type II toxin-antitoxin system ParD family antitoxin → MPTSVALSPHLEAFIREQISSGRYNNTSEVVRAALRLMEEQQQRQALQLEALKAEIAAGKASGPGIPADSVFARLEAKYQQQADSQ, encoded by the coding sequence ATGCCCACCAGCGTCGCACTAAGCCCACATTTAGAAGCTTTCATCCGCGAACAAATTAGCAGCGGCCGTTATAACAATACCAGTGAAGTGGTGCGTGCGGCCTTGCGATTGATGGAAGAACAACAGCAACGCCAGGCTTTACAACTGGAAGCGCTGAAAGCGGAAATCGCTGCCGGCAAAGCCAGTGGGCCCGGCATCCCAGCCGATAGCGTTTTCGCGCGATTAGAGGCAAAGTACCAGCAACAAGCCGATAGCCAGTGA
- a CDS encoding type II toxin-antitoxin system RelE/ParE family toxin yields the protein MPAAHSDLSESYAQCKTIAVNQLGYRLRPELVDNLRSCAYGNYLIFFSATEQELTIIRVLHGTRDISGEFTSDQ from the coding sequence ATCCCCGCCGCGCACTCGGATTTGTCAGAGAGTTATGCTCAGTGCAAAACCATCGCCGTAAATCAGCTAGGCTACCGTCTCCGTCCTGAGCTGGTGGATAACCTCCGCTCATGCGCCTATGGCAACTACTTGATTTTCTTTAGCGCCACCGAGCAAGAACTAACCATTATCAGGGTACTCCACGGCACCCGGGACATATCTGGCGAGTTCACCTCAGATCAGTAG
- a CDS encoding DUF262 domain-containing protein has translation MDNLTIREILDSVYRGQIRIPAFQRGFVWEPDRVAFLVDSIYKGYPFGSLLFWRTSERLRTEKKLGPFNLPDPQADFPIDYVLDGQQRVTSIFGVFQTELKGNSETWKDVFFDYQQVADVQETQFFALSPEEVNSDRHFPLRAIFNTTEYRRLTRSMNDELALKIDAMQTVFREARIPVQTFRTDEKEKVAIIFERINRQGVPLDTLQLLSAWTWSEDFQLQAEFEDLISELSDYGFTELSNDISLLLRCTAAILTGSSRPESLVKLNGAAVRERFGEVINGIRGALDFLENTFHLPSISALPFENALIPLAVFFAAPTNTEVAVSDQQRHILSNWFWRSAFSGRYSAGVLRHLDIDIVEAKKLREGNTSRLAEIVVSVSSDFFTTNRFLIGSVNTKTFIALLAQNSPMNFISGTPINLRQKLQLYNRKEFHHLMPKAFLATSGQTAKSENLLANFCFIARSDNRALGGDRPSIYRGKMAANIDAILQSHLCPNALFDDNYEAFLALRAEALAHKARELCGINP, from the coding sequence ATGGATAATTTAACTATTCGTGAAATACTCGATTCGGTCTATCGAGGGCAAATCCGTATCCCCGCATTCCAAAGAGGGTTTGTGTGGGAACCGGATCGTGTGGCTTTTCTCGTAGACAGTATCTACAAAGGCTATCCTTTCGGCTCTCTTCTGTTCTGGAGAACAAGCGAACGCCTGAGAACAGAAAAAAAGCTGGGGCCGTTTAATCTACCTGACCCACAAGCCGATTTTCCAATCGACTATGTACTAGATGGACAGCAGCGAGTTACCTCGATATTTGGCGTTTTTCAAACGGAGCTTAAAGGCAACTCCGAAACATGGAAAGACGTCTTCTTCGATTACCAACAGGTGGCGGATGTTCAGGAAACGCAGTTTTTTGCTCTATCGCCTGAAGAAGTTAATTCTGATCGGCACTTCCCGTTACGCGCCATATTCAATACAACCGAATATCGAAGGCTTACTCGCTCCATGAATGACGAGCTAGCTTTAAAGATTGATGCGATGCAAACAGTTTTTAGGGAGGCACGAATTCCGGTTCAAACCTTTCGTACTGATGAAAAGGAAAAAGTTGCGATAATTTTCGAACGAATTAATCGACAAGGCGTTCCCTTGGATACGCTCCAGCTTCTATCGGCTTGGACTTGGAGTGAAGACTTTCAACTACAGGCGGAATTTGAAGATCTAATTTCTGAGCTTAGCGACTACGGGTTTACAGAGCTTTCTAATGATATAAGCCTTTTGCTCAGATGTACTGCAGCAATTCTTACGGGGTCTTCTCGCCCAGAAAGTCTTGTTAAGCTAAATGGAGCAGCAGTTCGTGAGCGGTTTGGTGAGGTGATAAATGGTATTCGAGGTGCGCTGGACTTCTTGGAAAACACGTTCCATCTACCCTCTATATCGGCCTTACCTTTTGAAAATGCGCTCATTCCCCTTGCGGTTTTCTTTGCTGCGCCAACAAACACAGAGGTCGCAGTTAGCGACCAGCAAAGACATATTTTGTCGAATTGGTTTTGGCGATCAGCTTTCTCAGGACGATACAGTGCCGGTGTATTGCGCCACCTAGATATAGATATAGTTGAAGCAAAAAAACTTCGAGAGGGAAATACTTCACGCTTAGCGGAGATAGTAGTCAGCGTGTCCTCCGATTTCTTTACTACCAATAGGTTCTTGATCGGTTCCGTAAACACGAAGACGTTTATAGCTCTATTGGCACAAAATAGCCCCATGAACTTTATTAGCGGGACTCCTATCAATCTGCGCCAGAAACTCCAGCTATACAATAGAAAGGAATTTCATCACCTCATGCCAAAAGCTTTCTTGGCAACATCTGGTCAAACCGCTAAGAGCGAAAATCTTTTGGCCAACTTTTGCTTCATCGCTCGGTCTGACAATCGTGCGCTTGGTGGTGATCGCCCGAGCATTTATCGGGGAAAGATGGCAGCAAATATCGACGCAATTCTTCAGTCACATCTTTGTCCGAATGCGCTTTTCGATGACAACTATGAGGCCTTTTTAGCCCTACGTGCGGAGGCACTTGCACACAAGGCTCGCGAACTCTGTGGAATCAATCCATAA
- a CDS encoding nucleotidyltransferase substrate binding protein produces the protein MHQDTRWKQRFANYQNALAQLTKFIDKGELNELEEQGLIQAFAYTHELAWNVLREYLLEKGHQDILGSRDATRMAFKLGLIDDGDSWMDMIRDRNRTSHSYNQDTAQAIAANIKQRFLGLFVQLQIKLRNLPDDSD, from the coding sequence ATGCATCAAGACACCCGCTGGAAACAGCGCTTCGCCAATTATCAAAACGCTTTGGCGCAGTTAACCAAGTTCATCGACAAAGGCGAGCTCAATGAATTGGAAGAACAAGGCTTGATTCAGGCCTTCGCATATACCCACGAACTGGCCTGGAACGTGTTGCGCGAATATTTGCTGGAAAAAGGCCATCAGGACATCCTCGGCTCGCGGGACGCAACGCGGATGGCATTCAAATTGGGTTTGATCGACGACGGCGACAGTTGGATGGATATGATTCGCGACCGGAATCGCACCAGCCATAGTTACAATCAGGACACCGCCCAAGCGATCGCCGCAAATATCAAGCAACGCTTTCTCGGCTTGTTCGTCCAGTTGCAAATCAAGCTACGGAATTTGCCGGATGACAGCGATTAG
- a CDS encoding nucleotidyltransferase domain-containing protein: MTAISPEVCDRFGLKPHTISAIQRVFAKYPQVERAILYGSRAKGNYRPGSDIDLTLFGDNLTYADLCRIETEIDDLLLPYTLDLSLYDQIDNTDLREHIQRVGLVFYPP; this comes from the coding sequence ATGACAGCGATTAGCCCCGAAGTCTGTGACCGGTTTGGTTTAAAGCCGCACACCATTAGCGCGATTCAACGCGTATTTGCCAAATATCCGCAAGTCGAACGCGCGATTTTGTACGGTTCGCGCGCCAAGGGTAATTATCGGCCCGGTTCCGACATCGATTTGACGCTGTTCGGCGACAACTTAACCTACGCCGACCTATGCCGGATCGAAACCGAGATCGACGACTTACTGCTACCGTACACGCTGGATTTATCGCTTTACGATCAGATCGATAACACCGACTTGCGCGAACACATCCAGCGCGTCGGTCTGGTGTTTTACCCGCCCTGA
- a CDS encoding DUF3375 domain-containing protein codes for MSLDYTTLELLKQNHPAWRLLRSDHAPLIAGFLHRAFVAPNQRLLAQADLAEALEDELFGLRERLGGDAFPKSALDYLNDWAANDKGWLRKFYRQGSDEPYFDLTPATEKAIAWLGSLTERAFVGTESRLLTLFELLKQISAGSETDPETRIAELRKRRADIDAEIARAEAGDLALLDDTALKDRFLQFTALARELLGDFREVEHNFRGLDRRVRERIALWEGGKGELLQDIMGERDAIADSDQGRSFRAFRDFLMSSRRQEELSALLEKVLALQPVAELRPEARLRRVHYDWLEAGEHTQRTVAELSKQLRRFLDDQAWLENRRIMEILHGIEAKALALRDNQPSGEVMSIAEAAADIELPMERPLHTPTVKPRIASLIPETGDDDLDATALFSQIVIDKTQLARHIRHALQDKPQITLAELCRSRPLQHGLAELVAYLQLGGDSFKTTVDENAEDIIFWQALDEAGREVSKQARLPRVIFVR; via the coding sequence ATGAGCCTGGATTACACCACGCTGGAATTGCTGAAACAAAACCATCCGGCCTGGCGCTTGTTGCGCTCCGACCACGCGCCGCTGATCGCCGGCTTTCTGCACCGGGCCTTCGTCGCGCCCAACCAGCGTTTGCTCGCCCAGGCCGATTTGGCTGAAGCATTGGAGGACGAGTTGTTCGGCCTGCGCGAGCGCCTGGGCGGCGACGCCTTCCCCAAATCGGCTTTGGATTATCTGAACGATTGGGCCGCCAACGACAAGGGTTGGCTGCGCAAATTTTACCGCCAAGGCTCCGACGAACCCTATTTCGATCTGACGCCGGCTACCGAAAAAGCCATCGCCTGGTTAGGCAGCCTGACCGAGCGCGCCTTCGTCGGCACCGAGTCGCGCTTATTAACGTTGTTCGAACTGCTCAAACAAATCAGCGCAGGCAGCGAAACCGACCCGGAAACCCGTATCGCCGAACTGCGCAAGCGCCGCGCCGACATCGACGCCGAAATAGCCAGAGCCGAGGCCGGGGACCTTGCCTTGCTGGACGACACCGCCTTGAAAGACCGCTTTCTGCAATTCACCGCGCTGGCCCGCGAACTGCTCGGCGACTTTCGCGAAGTCGAGCATAACTTTCGCGGCCTGGACCGTCGCGTGCGCGAGCGCATCGCCTTGTGGGAAGGCGGCAAGGGCGAATTGCTGCAAGACATCATGGGCGAGCGCGACGCCATCGCCGACTCCGACCAGGGCCGCAGCTTCCGCGCCTTCCGGGATTTCCTGATGTCCAGCCGCCGCCAGGAAGAATTATCGGCCTTGCTGGAAAAAGTGCTGGCCTTGCAGCCGGTGGCTGAACTGCGCCCCGAGGCCCGCTTGCGCCGGGTGCATTACGACTGGCTGGAAGCCGGCGAACACACCCAGCGCACCGTCGCCGAACTCAGCAAGCAACTGCGCCGCTTCCTCGACGACCAGGCCTGGTTGGAAAACCGCCGCATCATGGAAATCCTGCACGGCATCGAAGCCAAGGCCTTGGCTTTGCGCGACAATCAACCGTCCGGCGAAGTGATGAGCATCGCCGAAGCTGCTGCCGACATCGAACTGCCAATGGAACGGCCGCTGCACACGCCGACCGTCAAGCCGCGCATCGCCAGCCTGATCCCGGAAACCGGCGACGACGACCTGGACGCCACCGCGCTATTCTCGCAAATCGTCATCGACAAAACTCAACTGGCCCGCCATATCCGCCACGCCCTGCAAGACAAACCGCAAATCACCCTGGCTGAACTCTGCCGCAGCCGCCCGCTGCAACACGGCTTGGCGGAACTCGTCGCCTATCTGCAACTCGGCGGCGACAGCTTCAAAACCACCGTCGATGAAAACGCCGAAGACATCATCTTTTGGCAGGCCTTGGATGAGGCGGGGCGGGAAGTGAGCAAGCAGGCGCGCTTGCCTAGGGTGATATTTGTCAGATAA
- a CDS encoding DNA recombination protein RmuC, producing the protein MEMNIGMVLAALPLAMLLGYLVCAWLANKRQRDLLGQIERQQQQLQQQSVKLAVAEERLALLNQRESELQALQQQLLALKTENAELNTRQQEQHKHNEEKIRLLQDAENQLKAQFESLAHRIFEERGKQFVEHNKTSIETLVAPLKQQLGEFKQRVESVYDNETKDRISLREEIVSLRRDTAKMNQEALNLTRALKGDHKAQGNWGEMILEKVLEQSGLRKGIEYETQGAYRDEDKRLFKPDVIVRLPDNKDVVIDSKVSLIAYERYCSSEDDAERAEALKQHVEAVRAHIKGLSGKDYSSLKGLRSLDFVLLFMPIEAAFMAAFQGDEKLFNDAFEHKIVVVTPTTLLATLRTIQNIWRYEQQNENARQIADKAGTLYDKIRGFVEDIEKLGNQLGTVQKTYDGIVNKLSSGQGNLLRQASSLEELGVKVKKKLPKSLTEQMDAGDEA; encoded by the coding sequence ATGGAAATGAACATAGGCATGGTATTGGCCGCATTACCGTTGGCGATGTTGTTGGGTTATTTAGTTTGTGCTTGGCTGGCTAACAAACGCCAGCGGGACTTGCTTGGCCAAATCGAGCGGCAGCAACAGCAATTGCAGCAGCAAAGCGTAAAACTGGCGGTGGCCGAGGAACGCCTGGCTTTGCTGAATCAACGCGAGTCCGAGTTGCAAGCCCTGCAACAACAATTGCTGGCATTGAAAACCGAAAACGCCGAACTCAATACCCGCCAGCAGGAGCAGCACAAGCATAACGAAGAAAAAATCCGTTTGCTGCAGGACGCCGAAAATCAACTCAAGGCCCAATTCGAAAGCCTGGCGCATCGGATTTTCGAAGAGCGCGGCAAGCAGTTCGTCGAGCATAACAAAACCAGCATCGAAACCCTGGTGGCACCGCTGAAGCAACAGCTCGGCGAGTTCAAACAGCGGGTGGAAAGCGTTTACGACAACGAAACCAAGGATCGTATCTCGCTGCGCGAGGAAATCGTCTCGCTACGCCGCGATACCGCCAAGATGAATCAGGAAGCGCTGAATCTGACCCGCGCGTTGAAAGGCGACCACAAAGCGCAAGGCAACTGGGGCGAGATGATTCTGGAAAAAGTGCTGGAACAATCCGGTCTGCGCAAGGGCATCGAATACGAAACCCAAGGCGCGTACCGCGATGAGGACAAACGCCTGTTCAAACCCGACGTGATCGTCCGCCTGCCGGACAACAAGGACGTGGTGATCGATTCCAAAGTTTCGTTGATTGCTTACGAACGGTATTGTTCCAGCGAAGACGATGCCGAACGCGCGGAGGCCTTGAAACAGCACGTGGAAGCGGTGCGCGCCCACATCAAAGGCCTCAGCGGCAAGGATTACTCCAGCCTAAAAGGCCTGCGTTCGCTGGATTTTGTGCTGCTGTTCATGCCGATCGAAGCCGCCTTCATGGCCGCGTTCCAAGGCGACGAAAAACTGTTCAACGACGCTTTCGAACACAAAATAGTCGTGGTTACGCCGACCACGCTGTTGGCGACGCTGCGTACGATCCAAAACATCTGGCGCTACGAGCAACAAAACGAAAACGCCCGCCAGATCGCCGACAAGGCCGGCACGCTGTACGACAAAATCCGCGGTTTCGTCGAAGACATCGAAAAACTGGGCAACCAACTCGGCACCGTGCAAAAAACCTATGACGGCATCGTCAACAAACTTAGCAGCGGCCAGGGCAATTTATTAAGGCAAGCCAGCAGCCTGGAAGAGTTAGGCGTCAAAGTGAAAAAGAAACTACCCAAGAGCCTAACTGAGCAAATGGACGCAGGTGACGAGGCATGA